From the Nocardiopsis changdeensis genome, one window contains:
- a CDS encoding ArsR/SmtB family transcription factor, whose translation MTTTAAPHRSAEHTRALILAALTHTSGPVTVSALAEETGLGTSTLSKHLNTLGKEKKAVRTQGGREGNKRLPDTWHAAPAPAPASPQETAKSAPATSSPEDPAPSQTKAEKDSPAPGNGDLPRKAATAEPATSEAVFIEVGAPNPVSGSPRLAPGELKVMVKALLDTSPEEEFTATEISHLLGGRSIGAIQNNLARLAKEGRAAQTGDKPRRYRSAKTGS comes from the coding sequence ATGACCACCACCGCTGCTCCGCACCGGTCTGCCGAGCACACCCGCGCCCTGATCCTGGCCGCCCTCACCCACACCTCCGGCCCCGTCACGGTCTCCGCGCTGGCGGAGGAGACCGGGCTGGGCACCTCCACCCTGTCCAAGCACCTCAACACGCTGGGGAAGGAGAAGAAGGCGGTGCGCACCCAGGGCGGGCGCGAGGGGAACAAGCGGCTGCCCGACACCTGGCACGCCGCCCCCGCACCGGCGCCCGCCTCCCCGCAGGAGACCGCCAAGTCCGCCCCGGCCACCTCGTCCCCGGAGGACCCGGCCCCCTCCCAGACGAAAGCGGAGAAGGACAGTCCCGCTCCGGGTAACGGCGACCTGCCCCGCAAGGCGGCGACCGCCGAACCCGCCACCTCGGAGGCGGTGTTCATCGAGGTCGGCGCGCCCAACCCGGTCAGCGGGTCTCCCCGGCTCGCACCCGGAGAACTCAAGGTGATGGTCAAGGCCCTCCTGGACACCTCCCCCGAGGAGGAGTTCACCGCCACCGAGATCAGCCACCTCCTGGGCGGGCGGTCCATCGGCGCGATCCAGAACAACCTCGCCCGCCTGGCCAAGGAGGGGCGCGCGGCGCAGACCGGCGACAAGCCCCGTCGCTACCGCTCGGCCAAGACCGGCAGCTGA
- a CDS encoding DNA methyltransferase, with the protein MSTSGRSVWETGQQQAARQRGNRYSRLSLEHPARMLPAIAAHAIATYTRPGDVVLDPMCGIGTTLVEAAHQDRRAVGIELEPKWASIARLNLETAAVQGATGSGEVHTGDAAEIAARLAKTALAGRVRLVITSPPYGSMTHGQVRSRRDGADTVEKTAYTYSRDRDRRAANLAYQRPQALADSFARIMAACRDLLAPDGVVVVTTRPFRKDGKLIDFPGQITQACQEAGLVQIDRCAALLCAVRDGEVVGRTSFFQLVEVRRLRKGGVPVHVVQHEDALVFTNPSTQKNKEREVRAA; encoded by the coding sequence GTGTCCACGTCGGGAAGGTCGGTGTGGGAGACCGGCCAACAGCAGGCCGCCCGCCAAAGGGGCAACCGGTACTCGCGCCTATCCCTGGAGCACCCCGCGCGCATGCTTCCGGCCATCGCCGCACACGCCATCGCCACCTACACCCGTCCCGGTGATGTGGTGCTGGACCCTATGTGCGGGATAGGCACCACCCTGGTCGAAGCCGCCCACCAGGACCGCCGGGCGGTCGGGATCGAGCTGGAGCCCAAGTGGGCGTCCATCGCCCGGCTGAACCTGGAGACCGCCGCAGTGCAGGGCGCGACCGGGTCAGGCGAGGTGCACACCGGCGACGCCGCCGAGATCGCCGCACGCCTGGCCAAGACCGCGCTCGCAGGGCGGGTGCGGCTGGTAATCACCTCCCCGCCGTACGGGTCGATGACCCACGGCCAGGTCCGTTCCCGTCGCGACGGCGCGGACACGGTGGAGAAGACCGCCTACACCTACTCCCGGGACCGCGACCGGCGCGCCGCCAACCTCGCCTACCAACGGCCGCAAGCGCTCGCGGACTCGTTCGCCCGGATCATGGCGGCCTGCCGGGACCTGCTCGCGCCCGATGGGGTCGTGGTGGTGACCACTCGCCCCTTCCGCAAGGACGGGAAGCTCATCGACTTCCCCGGACAGATCACCCAAGCGTGCCAGGAGGCGGGGCTGGTGCAGATCGACCGGTGCGCCGCCCTGCTGTGCGCGGTCCGCGACGGCGAGGTGGTGGGACGGACCTCGTTCTTCCAGCTTGTCGAGGTGCGCAGGCTCCGCAAGGGCGGAGTACCGGTGCACGTGGTCCAGCACGAGGACGCCTTGGTGTTCACCAACCCGAGCACGCAGAAGAACAAGGAGCGGGAGGTGCGTGCCGCGTGA
- a CDS encoding helix-turn-helix domain-containing protein — protein sequence MNRTVPVLAEVGALPVWVTPAHAGRLLGMSRTTVYRHLNHGTFPVPVYKVGRHWRIPTAGLLVFLGLSTTCGCGARTTTPEENEDR from the coding sequence GTGAACAGAACCGTGCCAGTGCTGGCCGAGGTCGGTGCCCTGCCCGTGTGGGTCACGCCTGCACACGCGGGGCGGTTGCTCGGGATGAGCCGCACCACCGTCTACCGCCACCTCAACCACGGGACCTTCCCGGTCCCGGTCTACAAGGTGGGCCGCCACTGGCGGATCCCCACCGCTGGTCTCCTTGTTTTCCTCGGCCTGTCCACAACCTGTGGATGCGGTGCGCGCACCACTACCCCGGAGGAGAACGAGGACCGGTGA
- a CDS encoding tyrosine-type recombinase/integrase: MRCAHHYPGGERGPVSTVREGSTFKRCTCRHPDTHTPVGARCPKLRRRNGTWSSTHGRWGYQIELPPTADGKRRQARKVGLASQEDALTELAHIKILLETAHGDEPETLVRVADLIQTALRARTPLPNVEEVRRRINLGVDVRTTVPTVAEWLTEWLKGKPGLAEGTRSSYAGHLRNHLIPHLGQLALNKLQARHVEAMFATIEENNEHVLECRESSDPQVRAQVKGKRVTSLSTKHRIRATLRSALSDAVRSPELPITVNVASHARLPSCPRKKPLVWTTDRVTKWHKDGTVPGEVMVWTPDQTTAFLTHARKYPWLYALFHLIAIKGLRRGEAVGLPWRNVRLTDGQVDITTQIVQVGWKTITSTPKSDAGSRTITLDATTVRVLKRWRRHQLETKLAAGKDWVNSGLVFTRENGEGWHPAEVTDWFNRIGRAADLPPIGLHGLRHGAASTALAAGVDVKVVSAELGHATTHFTQDTYQTVFPDVAKAAAEATAAMFTANRAPATR; encoded by the coding sequence ATGCGGTGCGCGCACCACTACCCCGGAGGAGAACGAGGACCGGTGAGCACCGTACGCGAAGGCTCCACCTTCAAACGCTGCACCTGCCGCCACCCCGACACCCACACACCCGTCGGGGCGCGCTGCCCCAAGCTGCGGCGCCGCAACGGCACCTGGAGCTCCACCCACGGCCGGTGGGGCTACCAGATCGAACTCCCTCCCACCGCCGACGGCAAACGCCGCCAGGCCCGCAAGGTCGGCCTGGCATCCCAGGAGGATGCTCTGACGGAGCTCGCCCACATCAAGATCCTGCTCGAAACCGCCCACGGCGACGAACCCGAAACGCTGGTGCGGGTCGCCGACCTCATCCAGACCGCCCTGCGCGCCCGCACACCCCTACCGAACGTTGAGGAAGTGAGGCGGCGGATCAACCTCGGTGTGGACGTGCGCACCACCGTCCCCACGGTGGCGGAGTGGTTGACCGAGTGGTTGAAGGGCAAGCCCGGGCTGGCCGAGGGCACCCGTTCCTCCTATGCCGGGCACCTGCGTAACCACCTCATCCCCCACCTGGGGCAGTTGGCGTTGAACAAGCTCCAGGCCCGCCACGTCGAGGCCATGTTCGCCACGATCGAGGAGAACAACGAGCACGTCCTGGAATGCCGCGAATCCTCCGACCCGCAGGTGCGCGCCCAGGTCAAAGGAAAAAGGGTCACCTCGCTGTCCACCAAGCACCGCATCCGCGCCACCTTGCGCAGCGCCCTGTCGGATGCGGTCCGCTCACCCGAACTGCCCATCACGGTGAACGTCGCCTCCCACGCCCGACTCCCGTCTTGCCCGAGGAAAAAGCCCCTGGTGTGGACCACCGACCGGGTGACGAAGTGGCATAAGGACGGCACCGTCCCCGGTGAGGTCATGGTCTGGACGCCTGACCAAACCACCGCGTTTCTCACCCACGCCCGCAAATACCCCTGGCTCTACGCCCTGTTCCACCTCATCGCCATCAAAGGGCTCCGACGCGGCGAAGCGGTCGGGCTCCCCTGGCGGAACGTGCGACTCACCGATGGACAGGTCGATATCACCACCCAAATCGTGCAGGTGGGGTGGAAGACCATCACGAGTACCCCGAAAAGCGATGCGGGTTCTCGCACCATCACCTTGGATGCCACGACCGTGCGGGTGTTGAAGCGGTGGCGCCGCCACCAGTTGGAGACCAAACTCGCCGCCGGAAAGGACTGGGTGAACAGCGGTTTGGTGTTCACCCGCGAGAACGGCGAGGGGTGGCATCCGGCGGAGGTCACCGACTGGTTCAACCGCATCGGCAGGGCGGCGGACCTGCCCCCGATCGGGTTGCACGGGCTGCGCCACGGAGCCGCCTCCACCGCCCTGGCCGCCGGCGTCGACGTCAAGGTGGTCTCCGCCGAACTCGGCCACGCCACCACCCACTTCACCCAGGACACGTACCAGACCGTGTTCCCCGACGTCGCCAAAGCCGCCGCCGAAGCCACCGCCGCGATGTTCACCGCCAACCGTGCCCCTGCAACACGCTGA